attagtctaaatagacatagttactatttttttgctctaaaaaaacagttttccctaGAAAATATCACTGTAAATTTGTACAATAAATACAACTCACTTTCTCATCTCTATAACCAGTTCCGATTTCTGGAACCTTGTTCCAACTTCTGTCCTCCCCTTACAGATAATCTTAACACGAACTGGAAGCAAATGTTTGAAAAGACTCAATTCTGCCAATAATGTATGACTACACATGGCAAAAGCAACGTAAGAACAATGAAATCATTTTACGCAGGTGAtgtccatatgttaaatatatactatatataacgttaattatatataattttagaggcTAATTGGCGGAAATGATATATTGACTTGCTTATTTATATTCGTAAGTGGTAAAATCTGCACTAAGGTGATCCGATATTAATGCCCATATATTCTAATAATATACTCATGGAAAAAGTAATGTCAGGTGATcttcctttattttattttttatgttttaagaatATACTacctaggggtgggcgttcagGTTCGGATAAGGTATTTCGGGTATTTCGATATAAGAGTATAAAACCCGTTCAGTATTTCTGTACTTCAAGTCGGGTTTgagtatttttagttcgggttcggttatttcggatcgggttcagatatttagattttgaagaaaagaatattttttttcaaatttcaagtTCCTTGTATTAAATCTTTTAACTTTCACTTAGATGTTTAGATTGAATGATTAATAGATTCGGagataagattttaaaaataaaaaaacactaatttggttattgtttttaaattttggatgtaacttttgttaatgcatgAAACAAAAAGCTTGACATGCATTTAAGTGAGTAACAAATCATTTTGTCcataattgtatgtatattatatgatcTTAAAATCATTTTGTCcataattgtatgtatattatatgatcTTAAAGTATATTTAGCatcaatattaatattttaaataaaataggagatgtaaactagaaatataaggttaattatacatatatttggttatcttcggatatccattcaaACTCATACATTACCTATTCGGGTTCGAATATCCAATATCTCCTAATTCAATATTCATTTTATCATTATACTTTTCCATTTGATCAATGGTCAATCTAATTGaatcacaaaagaaaaaagtgtGAAGTAGTATAGAAGTTTTAGagtaaaatcattttttgtCACATCAACAAAAtctatataaactaaaataaaaacaataagtGGCTGCAGAATAAACTCCTCCGACTCCTCTAACGATGTAGGTAAAGTGGATAACGTATGGCCTTGGCCAAGGGCTAGTTTCAGCTGAAAAACATGGAAACCGGATGAATCTTACAATCCAGTAGAAGTTAAAGACGATAAGTAGTCTCTTCAATGCATTATGTTATCAGAAAAAGGCAATAATATTTTAGTGCAATCTTTTGAAAAAGTTCTTTGTGAGTGAAGTTTGTCTATACGGTCTCAGGTTTGGAAACACCAAGTATTCATGCAGGTGATTGACAGCATTATCTTTCATCCTTGCTTGAGCTCTTAATTAATGGACCTTTGCATCGTGTAACATTGCATCTTGGTCTTTCAGCATTTGCTTCAACTCATAATTGTTTATAGATCCATGTTCAAACTAGGGCTGgaacttattatccgagattcGGATCTGATCCGAGATTTGCTTTGGATCTGctccaaaaataaaatgtttaggGTGCCTGAATCCGGATCCGTATAGGAAAATTCCGGATCCATCAAAATCGAATCCGGATTCGAATATCTTAACTTTTAAGTCTGGATATCTggattcatattttaaaaatatattaaattttgaattatattaataattatatttgatatattaatctTTATGCATAAAATTagtcttataatattatattttaattttataatattatttatatatttatatgtatttataaatctggtataaatatttaatttctgtattattttagaattattattaaaaaatattttaattatttttatggatCTGAATCCAAATACTCGAGTATAGTATAATATTTAGACTGATATCTAGACGGATATCCGGAAGCAGCATATCTAGATCTActcggatccggataccttaaattTCGTAAATATCCGGATTCGTTCCATCCCTCGTTCAAACCATTTCAGAGCTTTTTTCTTCAGATTAACTGCACCCAAAGGTACATATGCATTCTTCGTACGGGCCTTTCTCCCTTGATGCATGTTTGATTTGGACGGTGTTTGGGCTGTAAATCAATTGAATTTCAATGGATTGATGGTGATaaagataattaaataaaactgtAGAAGAAAGAAATTGATAACTGTCGATTTCAGAAAACGGGTGAAAGAGGTAAATCTAGACACTCATAGTCATTTTTAAGGGAGTGAATCCCTGTTTAACGGGTGGGTATAATTTTGGATTGGATAGTCCACTTTGTAAAGTTGTAATTAGTTAGGTTTGCTTTGGTTTCTTAatctttttctattttcattttaaataaaaaaactaaattagaaaaaagagcaaataagatttttttcctAATTCAAAATGTAGAGACATGAAAATCACCAAAGTGTTCAACCGAAACAATGATGAGCAAGTCGGAGTGTTTGGCGGGAGTCATTCAAAGAAGGAGGATGACATGGCAAATGAAGACTTATCAATTGTGAGGATATACATCAAATCGAGAGATTCTAGGAGTAGAGTTGAAGATTCGAGATTATCTCTAACAAGAAGATCAGATCACTTATTGAAGTTAAATAGGTGATGCCATGTGAAAAAGCGGGTTGCGCTTTTGGAAGTATTAGAaagtgtgtgagagagagaaggaTACGAGTTTGTTCGTGAGTGTTTAGAAACTGGTCAGTGTTGATTCACGCGTGGTGAAGTCAAGTAAACCTGATTAAACAGATtggttgtaatttttttaaagagttTCTAATAAAAGTATTGTTTTGCAATTCATTCAAGCTTTACAATTGAATATCTGTGCTCAAGGTTTTTCTTTTGGTATCAGAGTAGAAACCTATCTAGATCCATTGATCTACAATAGGTAGAGATCCTGAGGTGAGCATGGATTCATCAAAGAAGCTTGTGGCTGTGCAAAGAACGTTTATGCTTGATGAAAACAATTTTGGACATTGGAAAGTTCGAATGAAACAAAAACTCAAAGGTATTGAAGAAGATGTGTGGACTGCGGTCAAGTCAGGATGGACAGAGCCATGTGTCAAAACGGAGGATGGAGAGTATGCTCCAAAACCTAAGGAGCAGTGAACAGAAACTGATAAGTTAGCATCTAAGCACAACTCCAAAGCCATCTATGAAATCTTCAATGCAATTAATGCAGAACAGTTCAAACTTGTTCAAGGATGTtcccactacaagaaatatcggCATTAATAGCGTCGAGAATGTGCAACCATATCGTTTTCGTAGCGTTTCGAAGAACGCCGTGACAGCCGCAGCTATGGTAGATCCTTCCTCTATCGTAGCGTATTTTCGTGTgctataaaaaataaagatgcTATAGCGTTTACCCAGTActatattaaactattttaatagCACCTTGTTTTAGCTAGGACATTATTTTCTATCGCGTTTTTATTTTGCCATGGCATAATTTATATTGACATATTTTCAATGCTATGAAAATTAAAATCGTTtgctgaaaatttaaaaaaataaaattgattattattattattaaatattaaattttggtttacaacTGATTTCGATATATAAATTAAACCGGTTTGCAAATGATTTCGgttgatattaaaaatttggTTTACACCTGATTTCGGTTTACAAATTAAACCAGAAGATTACAAATGTTTTCAGTTTATAAATTAAACCAGTTTACATACAAACCGGgtttaaaactaattaactaaccaaaacataattaaGCTTAACCTAAACATAAGCCGCCGCTACCAGAGCGTCCGCCTCCAGCCTCCGCATGCAGCGCCTCCAGCCTCTAGAGCATCCGCCTCAAGCCTTTGTTCTCTTACTCCAGCCTCCACAACCTCTATTCGCTTACGGCAGTCGCATACCTCCTCTGGTTCTTCTTCACACGTTCAATTCTTCTACCTTCaccaaaattaaaaacacacaTAAGAGAGATGATGAGATAGTAGTTATTTGTAGCTCTAAAAAGGAGGAGGGGATTCATTACCATTGACATAGCCAGTATGGAGATGAAGAGACATGGAGCCGtgggagagagaaagagggagTCGGAGAAGATGGACGTAGGAGCAACACGCTTCTCTTGCCTCAACTTAGTAAAGTCTGCTTTGTTAAGCTTAGTGAAACCCCTAAATAAAAGCCACAAAATTCATGAGTTCGACAGGGGAGAGAGATGGAAAAGAGAAATCAGTGAGATAAGAGGATGAAGATGGAAGAAATCAGGAAAATCGGTGGTAGAGGTTGACAGaggaagaataaaaaaaactggGAGATAGAGGAGAAAAAGTTACgacagaggagagagagggacAAGAGAATAAACACAAAAGGGTTAAATCTGACCATTGGATTAAAGTATATCAACGGTTAAGATGGTGATCCGCGCACTTTTGTATTAGTGGTTCATATTTTCAGTCCCTTTGTGTGtttattaaccaaaaaaacatttctgttgtttgtattttgttatttttttttgtcaattgtgttttgttatttatttatttaactttttagttTCTATAACATTTCTTTTTTTACTATAACACACTTGTAtaaagttttttcttttaaagaattaaaatttagatttcaGGTTCTTATTAAGTGAAAATATGGTTTATATTAggagttagggtttagggtatggagTTTGATtgaagatttaaggtttatgttTGTAAGTTATAACTTAACAATAAAAGActaaattttaagtttaattttaatattataggtTATGGTCtgaaaaaaatagagttttaattatttatttttttgtaacacaaattAGAGTTTTAGTTATGTTTTGAGTTTAGGGGTTAAAACATACTTAGTGTTTTGGAGTTAAATTTTATAatcaagattaaaaaaataaattataaagttataaagttataattttttaaagtttgataATTATAAATGTTCATTTTGAAATCTACTATAAGTGTTGGATGTTGAAATTTAAggcatgtttagggtttagatgaGGTGAACTTTAACCATAGTTGTAGAAAGCTTAAAACCCTTGAACCTGAGACACTTCTTCATGATCAGCTGCTCACTCTTTTCAGCTTTGTCTTTGTGTTCTTCCTGATCTGAACTTTTCTCAGCTTTGTTCTTTCTCTATCCAATCTCATTATCTCTAGCAGGTTGTTGATTACCCAtggatttgcatctttttggcTTCTTTTCTTTCATATCTACTGAACCATAATCATGAGAAGAACAAGATGTCTTGCTGCTGCTAAATTGTGGATGAAGTATCCTGGATAAACTTGATGGACTCTCATTCAAATCAAGTTGACCATAGCTTCTGGATGCAAACCTTTTCTTCATGATCGCTTTTATTTCAAACCAAAAAGAAACATGTGGTTCTCCATTGAATCTCCTGGTCTTAGAAACTTTATCCCACCAAGTGAATGCATATCCACAGAAACCAGTGACTGCTAGATGTACCTTCTTCTTGGTGTAGTCATGGCAACAAAAAACTAActccatctctttctctcaTTCCTGGTATGCATctgaatcaatcttcccatatAAGGAAGGAATCTGGATTGATCTTTTccttcccccccccccaaaaaaaaactccattGTTGCTTTAGGGTCAGATCTCTCCTTCTCGGTTCTcttgattacaaaaaaatacatggAATATTGCTGGGTATGTGATAGATCTCTTGATCTCAGAGAAATCAAACCCAGAACTCAGAGAAATCAATCCCAGAGAAACAAATAATTCgaaattaaccaaaaataaaaaataaacccaAAAAGAGATGATCTTGAAACAGATGAGGGACTAAGAAATAAACCCAGAAACAACAGAGAACTCGAAATTCAATCCCATAAACAATAgagaaacaaaaatcaaacccAGAGAAAACAGAAACTGAATAGAAACCCAGAAAACATAGAATCTGTAACAGAGAAAGGGTTAAAGAAATAAACCTAAAACAAATCGATCTTCAGAGtggtgctctgataccacttgatgcaACTATCCCAATGAATCTCACTCTGATTTTGGTTGGATCGAAATAGGGTTGATGGTAGCTGGTTAATTTTGTTTGATGGTTGTTTTGAACGGGTAGAGTGATAGGCAAGCTAACTAGATTCCTCCGATCTGGTTTGATAGGCAAGCTAACTAGATTCCTCCTATCTTCAGTTTAGTCTCGACGGATTGTTTGAATTCGACTTTCCTCCGACCGCAGGTGGATCCAACGAAGTGTCAGATTTTTCCAAAGCGGCGAGGATGGTCAATGGGGTAGGTTCTCATCTTTTAACATTCTCGGGTTTTGCTTTGTCCTAAGATCTATTGACTTTGAGAATTCTTGCAGGGCCTTCTTATGATAAACCGAGCCCTTGATACGAGCAAACAAGAGGCTCACAAGGCTCGATTCAAAGCCGAGGTGGCTGACAAAGAGATTGCTCGTTTGAAAGATGAGTTGGAAAGTTCTCGTCGTCGTGAGAGAGATTCGTTTGAGAAGGAGGTCAACCATGCCTATAGGCAGGGGAAGAGGGAGATAGTTGAAGTTAAGAAAATCCGTCGTGATAAGTTCTCGCAATCGTTTGGAGAGCTCGAAGGGCGTTACAAGGCGTTCGCGGATTATCGCGAGTGTCGTGGAACCGTGGGTGGTTTGTATTTTACGCATCTTCCCGACTACCCGTTTTCTAGCGAGTATGCGAAGCAGACCGGGCTCATAGCGGAGAAAGACAAAGATCCCAAAATTTCTGAGGTCGAAGAAGAGATTTGGAAGCAATGGGAACCAGTTCCCGTTTCCCCCGACACGGCGGAGGCCGAGACGGGAGGTCTCGATGAGATGGGTGAGGTGGACCAGCCGGTGGCTCCGCTTGATGTGAACGACTACTCGATTGGAAGGTCGATGAGTGGGAACTTTGATCTTGGTGATTGATTGCACGGCTTGTTGTGAGTTGTTTGAGGAAGTATCTCCTCGACTTTGTAATTTGTTTCTGTTATTTGTTCGTGTGCTGGCCTAGTATGGCCTTGTTTTTAAGTAACGGGACTGGCCGAGTGacgctttgaatccctgccgttTTACCGGCTTTGTGTTTGAACCAtgctattataaaaatgaggtTTTATGGATTTTGAATTCTTGCTAAGTGTAAGGAGAAGGGTTCGAGTTATCATCTCGTCCTTCgcctctttctttttattttggtagATCGTCAAACCGGTTGCTCATTGAAGCTTCGAGCGTGTTTTTGGTTAGGGACGAAGAGACATGCTTTCAGAATCTCGTATcttttcgatatcatgccttgagacaTTGGAGACCAGTGTGTTGGGTTTAGGGtgagacctaggtttactctcggttgaAGGCTTTTGCGATGACTAATTGGCTGTCGTTCAGCCTGTTGCGATTTTAACCTGACTTCATTCcgctttaaagtccgcgatatgttctcggcttatacgacgtgtatggtaggaatcgagcatctcttcgaggacaatttttaagtctcccgaaagtgTTGACCGAAATTTCGGTTTTCTTTTACAGCGCGCTATTTTATCCTAGTCGGATGTGAGAGGACCTATCCTTAGGATGGATCTACGAGTATTCGTATatgtacccactccccccctttttggagagggaggatagctgaactcgtccttgaatgagctgcctacgtaccctcttcgaggatcaagccatatCGTAGTTCTGTTTGTTTGTGCGAGTATGTTCACTCTGCTACTGCGTCGGTCGCGTTAGTTGCAGGATCGACGTCTTTTACCGGATCTGTTTACTCCGGTAAGGTAGAAGCATTAGGCTCTGAAACTGATTGTTCTTTGGCCGTTGCTTGAGTCGACGATTCTGGATCATCTTTTTCGAAGCGTTTTTAGTCAACGTCTGAGTCAGCTTTGCCCGTTTGGGATTCACCATTGCGGTGGTCAAGATCTGTCGTAGCTTGTGTTTGGCCAGGAAGCAGCGTCTCGACTGTGTTTGGGATCCCCAGATTGCGGCGATTTGTTATGAGTCGGGAATTTGATGCCTACTTGATAAGTCGACGGGACCGCCTTCATGGCGTTCAGCCAAGGTGTGCCCATGATGACGTTGTAGATGGTTGGGTGGTCAACGACTGCGAAATCGACGATCTTTGTTACTTCTTTCGCCGCAACGGGTAGTTTGATCGACCCGAGAGTCATAGATGTCGTCCCCTCAAAACCAGTTAGCAGCTTGGGGGACAGTACGACTTCTCCTAGCTCAACATTCAACCTTTTAAGGGTATCGCATAACATAACATTGACCGTGCTACCCTTATCGATGAGAACTCTCGCGACCTCGAGGTCTCTTATCATGAGGTCGAtcacgagcgggtcgcagtggggctgatcgatcccgccggcatcttcttcgtcgAAAGTGATCACTCCTTTCGGGAAGTCACCAGGCGCGGACCAGGTTAGCGAATTCGCGCTCGTCTCAGCCTTGCGCTCATAAGCTTTGATGGCAGAGATGGTATCGCTGCAGTACTGTGATCCTTCGATGGTCATGTTGACCCTGGGGCGACTATTGTCGTTGCCCTTCTCGTTCTGTCTTCTCCCGCGCTTTTCTCCCGATTGGTTCCCTTGGAGAGGGTTCTCTGTTTGAGGGGCCTTATCGTTTCTCGGAGGGCGCTCTGAAATGAGGTCTTTTACGCTAGATACTTCGGCGAGTTCTCCCGCGAACAGCTTTGCAGCCAACCTGGCACCGAGAACCTTGCAATTTACAGTCGAGTGGCCACGAGCCTGGTGAAAGTCGCAGAAGGCGTTTTCGTCGTAATTCGGATTTCGGGTGCATGTATTACCCGTCGTCCGGCCTTGCTCCGGTCCAGATCTGATGGCATAGTTATGCGCTTCCTGGATCTCTTTCTCCCCGTGATGGACGTTTTTGTCGTTACGGGGGTTTCTCCTTTTAGGCTTCTGATCCGACCCAGGATCCTTCGATCCGACCCAGGATCCTTCGATGATGTTTTCGCCAGCCTCTGTTTTTGCGACAAGACTTTCGTCTCTTCTTCGATAATTATGTAGTCCGTGGCTTTATGGAGCGCGTCCTGAATCGTACACGGGTTGTCCAAGGTTATCCACTtcctgaatttcgacttgtaccagagcgtcttacGGAGTGCGTCTAATGCTACTTTGTCGCTTATTCCGCTGACTCTGGCCATGACGATCTTAAATCATTTTATGAAGTCACAGAGAGGTTTGTCCTCTCCCTGGGACATGCTCTAGAGATCGACATCAGAGGTTTCTCGGTCTATGAACATGGAGtactgcttgagaaattccgagtTGGCGCGGGGGTAGTTTCGTCGGGATTTTGTCCAGATGATTTCCCTTGTGCGTTGGCGGATCGGTCCATGGGAGTTGCGAAATCGAGTCTTCTTCCATGGATTCGGGTTGCTCCGTGTGGAAGAACGGCCTTGgttcttgctgttaggtttTCAACCTGTTTAGCGAGAGAACTCATAGCCTTGTCTTGTTCTGCTGACTTCTTTTCGAAGTTTGAGAACATTTTCTTGACTTCCTCGAATGCTGCAGTGTTTGCGTCAGCGTTGACTGCGGTTACGTTTGTTGCTGGAGTCTTCTCAACGTTGTCGTCGGCGACAGTGCCGCCACGAGTTTGGTTGGCTATTGAGATCGTCAGCACATGTCTGATCGAGCGTTggtggctgagagttagattgatccgtaccccccccccttctctccttctagcgccaaactgtgggaaccgaaatttgcactgtcgaatTCCGTtgaattaggaaagttaggaaagcTCTAATTTCCCAGAAGTCCCGGATATcagctaaaccacacgccaagcaatcaaaaACACGAAAAGACAGATAGAAAAAATATGAGaatcgaaaagagagagaaattaatcttattctgaatttgcgtatgagcgttacaacgaGGTAAGAGCcttggctacgagagctgtcggcgaga
The window above is part of the Brassica napus cultivar Da-Ae chromosome C3, Da-Ae, whole genome shotgun sequence genome. Proteins encoded here:
- the LOC106434298 gene encoding uncharacterized protein LOC106434298, encoding MVNGGLLMINRALDTSKQEAHKARFKAEVADKEIARLKDELESSRRRERDSFEKEVNHAYRQGKREIVEVKKIRRDKFSQSFGELEGRYKAFADYRECRGTVGGLYFTHLPDYPFSSEYAKQTGLIAEKDKDPKISEVEEEIWKQWEPVPVSPDTAEAETGGLDEMGEVDQPVAPLDVNDYSIGRSMSGNFDLGD